One genomic segment of Desulforamulus reducens MI-1 includes these proteins:
- a CDS encoding chemotaxis protein CheW yields MVAGQEEQLVVFQLNDQQYALPINETQEIIRMAEVTKLPNTTFYIEGIINLRGTILPVISLNRRLGLPETEQNEDTRIIVVENKGNKVGMIVDSVLEVGRYTEAEVEPPNMIGNNVDYLKGVVKKEDQLWLLINLDTVL; encoded by the coding sequence ATGGTTGCAGGTCAAGAAGAACAGTTGGTGGTTTTTCAACTAAATGATCAGCAATATGCACTACCCATTAATGAGACCCAGGAAATTATCCGTATGGCTGAAGTAACGAAGTTACCAAATACTACTTTTTATATTGAAGGCATTATTAATTTACGAGGAACCATCCTGCCTGTAATTAGCCTCAATCGTAGACTTGGACTGCCGGAGACGGAGCAAAACGAAGATACACGTATTATTGTGGTGGAAAACAAGGGTAACAAAGTAGGTATGATTGTGGACAGTGTCCTTGAAGTAGGTCGTTACACCGAGGCTGAAGTGGAACCCCCAAACATGATTGGCAATAATGTGGATTACTTAAAGGGTGTTGTTAAAAAGGAAGATCAGCTCTGGTTGTTGATTAATCTAGACACTGTTTTATAA
- a CDS encoding YbjQ family protein: MIITTTGIIEGKPIRQYFGLVNGEAIMGANVVRDIFASITDIVGGRSGAYESKLAHAREIALEEMTEQARRMGANAIVGVDLDYEVIREGMLMVSASGTAVQI, from the coding sequence ATGATTATCACAACAACAGGAATCATTGAGGGGAAACCCATCCGGCAGTATTTTGGCTTAGTTAATGGAGAAGCCATTATGGGTGCCAATGTGGTGCGGGACATCTTTGCCAGTATCACTGATATTGTTGGTGGACGTAGTGGTGCATATGAAAGCAAACTGGCCCATGCCCGGGAAATTGCCCTGGAAGAAATGACAGAACAGGCCCGCCGCATGGGGGCCAATGCCATTGTGGGTGTGGACCTGGACTACGAAGTGATCCGGGAGGGTATGCTAATGGTTTCTGCCAGCGGTACCGCTGTACAAATCTAA
- the hemL gene encoding glutamate-1-semialdehyde 2,1-aminomutase yields the protein MAPSYQKSEEMFEQAQRIIPGGVNSPVRAFKSVGMNPPFIARANGSRMWDVDGNEYIDYICSWGPQILGHRHPAVIHALQDCLEKGTTYGAPTDLEVTLAQMLTEALPSVEMVRMVNSGTEATMSALRLARAYTNRSKIIKFEGCYHGHHDSLLIKAGSGALTHGVPTSPGVPENIASNTINARYNDLELLEKIFTEVGSDIAAIIVEPLAGNMGVVPPAEGFLQGLRDLCNKHSALLIFDEVITGFRLSYGGAQAYYNVMPDLTCLGKIIGGGLPVGAYGGRREIMQMVSPAGPVYQAGTLSGNPLAMTAGIATLKQLQQPGVYEELDYKSDLLAQGLIQAAKAAGVEASFNRVQSLQTCFFTQQDVRDFATASSSDTKQYAAFFRNMLEQGIYLAPAQFEATFVSLAHTENDIERTVEAAFNAFRAAAKE from the coding sequence ATGGCTCCCAGCTACCAAAAATCAGAGGAAATGTTTGAACAAGCCCAAAGGATTATCCCTGGCGGTGTAAACAGCCCCGTACGAGCCTTTAAATCCGTAGGGATGAACCCACCCTTCATTGCTAGGGCTAATGGTTCCCGTATGTGGGACGTGGATGGCAATGAATATATCGACTATATTTGTTCCTGGGGACCGCAGATTCTAGGACATCGTCACCCTGCGGTGATTCACGCCCTTCAAGACTGCTTAGAGAAAGGAACCACCTATGGGGCTCCTACGGATCTGGAGGTAACCCTGGCTCAAATGTTGACAGAGGCATTACCATCGGTGGAAATGGTTCGCATGGTGAACTCTGGTACAGAGGCAACCATGAGTGCCCTGCGCTTAGCCCGAGCCTATACAAATCGAAGCAAAATTATAAAATTTGAAGGCTGTTACCATGGCCACCATGATTCCCTTTTGATTAAAGCCGGTTCAGGAGCCCTTACCCATGGTGTTCCCACCAGCCCAGGGGTGCCAGAAAACATTGCCAGCAATACAATTAATGCACGTTATAATGATCTGGAATTGTTGGAGAAGATCTTTACTGAAGTGGGTTCGGATATAGCAGCTATTATTGTGGAACCCTTAGCAGGAAATATGGGGGTTGTTCCTCCAGCAGAGGGTTTTCTGCAGGGACTAAGGGACCTTTGTAACAAACATAGTGCCCTGTTAATTTTTGATGAAGTTATTACAGGTTTCCGCTTAAGTTATGGGGGTGCTCAGGCCTATTATAATGTTATGCCTGATTTAACCTGCCTGGGTAAAATCATAGGTGGCGGGTTACCTGTGGGGGCATACGGTGGCCGCAGGGAGATTATGCAGATGGTTTCTCCTGCGGGTCCGGTGTACCAGGCAGGAACGCTTTCCGGCAATCCTTTGGCGATGACTGCGGGTATCGCAACCCTTAAGCAATTACAGCAACCGGGTGTTTATGAAGAGCTTGATTACAAGTCAGACCTCCTGGCCCAGGGTTTGATTCAAGCTGCGAAAGCGGCTGGTGTGGAGGCATCCTTTAACCGGGTACAATCCTTGCAAACCTGTTTCTTCACCCAGCAGGATGTAAGGGACTTCGCCACAGCTTCCTCCTCTGATACCAAGCAGTATGCAGCCTTCTTTAGAAACATGTTGGAGCAGGGTATTTACCTGGCACCTGCACAGTTTGAAGCAACCTTTGTTTCATTGGCCCATACTGAGAATGATATAGAGCGTACAGTGGAAGCGGCCTTTAACGCCTTTAGGGCTGCTGCAAAGGAATAA
- a CDS encoding Lrp/AsnC family transcriptional regulator, whose amino-acid sequence MTLTDLDKKIVIELQAGLPLVSRPFETLARKLDITEEELITRVHAIQQAGIMRRIGAALRHHRVGFKANAMIVWQISEDKILEVGEQMAKLPEVTHCYQRAALPQWPYNFYTMVHGQSREECQNIAVRLSEIAGVTNYRLLYSVTELKKSSMKYFMD is encoded by the coding sequence ATGACGTTAACGGATCTAGATAAAAAGATCGTTATAGAATTACAGGCCGGATTACCACTGGTGAGCAGACCCTTTGAAACCTTGGCTAGAAAATTAGACATCACAGAAGAAGAGCTTATCACACGGGTCCATGCTATCCAGCAAGCTGGCATTATGCGCCGAATTGGTGCTGCTCTGAGGCATCACCGGGTTGGTTTTAAAGCCAATGCCATGATTGTCTGGCAAATTTCAGAGGATAAAATTCTAGAAGTTGGGGAACAGATGGCAAAATTGCCAGAAGTAACCCATTGCTATCAGAGGGCAGCCTTGCCCCAATGGCCTTATAATTTCTACACCATGGTACATGGTCAGAGCCGGGAAGAATGTCAAAACATTGCGGTAAGACTTTCAGAGATTGCCGGTGTCACAAATTATCGCTTGCTCTACAGTGTAACAGAATTAAAGAAAAGCAGCATGAAATATTTCATGGATTAG
- a CDS encoding AsnC family transcriptional regulator encodes MQLDHIDKHLLDVVQTDFPICTEPYRVIGEKIGISEQEVLARLECLMQQDVIRRLGGVFDSRKLGYKGTLCAIKVPSERIDEVAEVINNYIGITHNYLRDHEYNMWFTILAQSSEKVEQILTEIKAKTGINDVINLPSQRFFKVLVNFKVRET; translated from the coding sequence ATGCAGCTGGATCATATTGATAAACACCTGCTTGATGTTGTCCAAACGGATTTTCCCATTTGTACGGAACCCTACAGGGTGATTGGTGAAAAAATTGGTATCTCCGAACAGGAGGTTCTAGCACGTTTAGAATGTCTGATGCAGCAGGATGTGATCCGTCGATTAGGTGGGGTTTTTGACTCTAGGAAGCTTGGCTATAAGGGAACGCTTTGTGCTATTAAAGTTCCTTCAGAGCGTATTGATGAAGTAGCTGAGGTGATTAATAATTATATCGGCATTACTCACAACTACCTCCGGGATCACGAATACAATATGTGGTTTACTATTCTGGCACAGTCATCGGAAAAAGTAGAGCAGATTCTTACCGAAATAAAAGCAAAGACAGGAATTAATGATGTGATTAATCTGCCATCCCAAAGGTTCTTTAAAGTCTTGGTGAATTTTAAAGTTCGTGAGACATAG
- the nirJ2 gene encoding putative heme d1 biosynthesis radical SAM protein NirJ2 yields MIISWNTTNACNLYCEHCYRDAGVKAEEELSTDEGKRLLDQIAEVGFKIMIFSGGEPLMRPDIYELVAHARSKGLRPVFGTNGTLITPEVAKRLKESGALGMGISLDSVDPAKHDKFRAQEGCWQAAVEGMRNCRRAGLPFQIHTTVMDWNYEEVEDLTDFAVQEGAVAHHVFFLVPTGRAVNIEQESLRAEQYENLLHRIMEKQKQVDIELKPTCAPQFMRIAKQMGVDTRFQRGCLAGTAYCIIGPKGDVQPCAYLNIPLGNVKEMSFADIWKDNPVLKELRTMDYKGGCGTCGYKKVCGGCRARAYFYHGDYMAEEPWCLYHGRKGY; encoded by the coding sequence ATGATTATATCTTGGAATACAACCAACGCCTGTAACTTGTATTGTGAACACTGCTACCGGGATGCAGGTGTAAAGGCAGAGGAAGAGCTTTCTACCGACGAAGGCAAGAGACTACTGGATCAAATTGCCGAAGTGGGTTTTAAAATCATGATTTTCAGCGGCGGAGAACCCTTAATGAGACCAGACATTTATGAACTGGTGGCCCATGCTAGGTCTAAGGGGCTGCGCCCGGTTTTTGGTACAAATGGCACCCTAATTACCCCTGAAGTGGCCAAGCGGTTGAAGGAATCTGGTGCCCTTGGCATGGGCATCAGCCTAGACAGTGTGGACCCTGCCAAACACGATAAATTCCGGGCTCAGGAAGGATGTTGGCAGGCAGCCGTAGAAGGTATGAGGAATTGTCGCAGGGCGGGTCTTCCCTTCCAGATTCACACCACGGTAATGGACTGGAATTACGAGGAAGTAGAGGATCTTACGGATTTTGCGGTACAGGAGGGGGCAGTGGCCCACCATGTATTCTTCTTGGTACCCACTGGCAGAGCTGTTAACATTGAGCAGGAATCCCTGCGGGCTGAACAGTATGAAAACCTATTGCATCGCATTATGGAAAAGCAAAAGCAAGTGGACATTGAGTTGAAGCCCACCTGTGCTCCCCAATTTATGCGCATTGCCAAGCAAATGGGTGTGGATACCCGATTCCAGCGAGGGTGCTTGGCAGGTACTGCCTATTGTATTATTGGTCCCAAGGGTGATGTGCAGCCCTGTGCTTACTTAAACATCCCTCTGGGCAATGTAAAAGAGATGTCCTTTGCGGATATCTGGAAAGACAATCCTGTGTTAAAGGAACTGCGGACGATGGATTATAAGGGAGGTTGCGGCACCTGCGGCTATAAGAAAGTTTGTGGTGGATGTCGGGCCAGAGCATATTTTTACCACGGGGACTATATGGCGGAAGAACCCTGGTGCTTATACCACGGTCGAAAGGGGTATTAA
- the hemB gene encoding porphobilinogen synthase, giving the protein MPQFPTIRHRRLRLNDRVRRLVRENHLSVNDLIYPVFATYGQGVRREVTSMPGVYNLSIDLLIEDLKNIEELGIPGIMVFGVPEQKDEVGSGAYDPEGIVQQAVRAIKKAYPEMLVITDVCLCEYTSHGHCGLIKGDTVENDTTLDLLAQTALSHVQAGADMVAPSDMMDGRVAAIRARLDAEGYTNVPIMAYSAKYASAYYGPFREAAGSTPQFGDRKTYQMDPANGDEALRETLQDIEEGADIVMVKPALAYMDIIRRVKDQFNYPVAAYNVSGEYSMVKAAAQLGWIDEKKIVLETLTGLKRAGADMLITYHAPEVANWLKEG; this is encoded by the coding sequence ATGCCCCAATTTCCTACTATCCGTCACAGGCGTCTAAGACTGAATGATCGTGTAAGACGACTGGTTAGAGAAAACCACCTTTCAGTGAACGACCTTATTTACCCTGTTTTTGCCACCTATGGTCAGGGGGTACGTCGGGAAGTAACCAGTATGCCGGGTGTCTACAACCTTTCCATTGATCTTTTAATAGAGGACTTAAAGAACATTGAAGAACTGGGTATACCGGGGATTATGGTTTTTGGTGTACCGGAACAAAAGGATGAAGTTGGTTCTGGTGCCTATGATCCCGAAGGCATTGTGCAGCAAGCTGTTAGGGCTATAAAAAAGGCGTATCCCGAGATGTTGGTAATTACCGATGTTTGCCTGTGTGAATATACCAGCCATGGCCACTGCGGTTTAATTAAAGGAGATACCGTAGAGAACGACACAACTCTGGACCTACTTGCCCAAACTGCCTTGTCCCATGTGCAGGCCGGGGCCGATATGGTGGCTCCCTCGGATATGATGGATGGGCGGGTGGCAGCTATCCGGGCCAGATTGGACGCAGAGGGCTATACTAATGTGCCCATTATGGCTTATTCAGCCAAGTACGCTTCAGCCTATTATGGACCTTTCCGGGAGGCTGCGGGGTCCACACCGCAGTTTGGTGACCGTAAGACGTACCAAATGGATCCTGCCAACGGAGATGAGGCTCTCCGGGAAACCCTGCAGGATATTGAAGAAGGTGCGGACATTGTGATGGTGAAACCTGCCCTAGCCTATATGGATATCATTCGTCGGGTTAAGGATCAGTTTAATTACCCGGTGGCTGCCTACAACGTCAGTGGTGAATATTCAATGGTGAAGGCCGCTGCCCAGTTGGGCTGGATCGATGAAAAGAAGATTGTTCTCGAGACACTTACCGGCTTAAAACGGGCTGGGGCAGATATGCTTATTACCTACCATGCTCCGGAGGTTGCCAACTGGCTGAAGGAGGGATAA
- the nirJ1 gene encoding putative heme d1 biosynthesis radical SAM protein NirJ1: MISISKLLCDTQNYGDSLRYDHGAKGQVHGAVAGHGPVVVWNTTRTCNLRCRHCYSESDSKKYNELNTQEAKQFINDLAEFKVPVILFSGGEPLVRPDFFELAGYATQKGIRTTISTNGTLITPEAAARIKDIGVGYVGISLDGIGEVNDTFRGRKGAYEAALAGIRNCLAVGQRVGLRFTINRHNHTELNQIFDLIEQENIPRVCFYHLVYSGRGSEMIKEDISLEESRAVLDLIMERTLDFHRRGLDKEILTVDNHADAIYLYLKLLKENPAQAQKVLELLSRNGGNRTGIAIGEVDWEGNVHADQFTRNHRFGNVRERKFGEVWTDLSHPILAGLKDRKPLLKGRCAQCKWLNLCNGNFRARAEAVYGDFWMEDPACYLTDEEIGIA, encoded by the coding sequence ATGATTAGTATTAGTAAGCTGCTCTGTGATACACAAAATTACGGAGACTCTTTGCGCTATGACCATGGCGCCAAGGGGCAGGTGCACGGTGCTGTGGCCGGTCATGGACCGGTGGTGGTTTGGAACACGACCCGTACCTGTAACCTGAGGTGTCGTCACTGCTATTCAGAGTCCGACAGTAAAAAATATAACGAACTTAACACCCAGGAAGCCAAGCAATTTATTAACGATTTGGCTGAATTCAAAGTACCAGTAATCCTATTCTCAGGTGGTGAGCCTTTGGTACGCCCGGACTTTTTTGAACTGGCCGGGTATGCTACGCAAAAGGGCATTCGGACCACCATCTCCACTAACGGTACTTTGATTACACCAGAGGCTGCAGCCCGCATCAAGGATATAGGTGTAGGCTATGTAGGCATCAGCCTTGATGGTATTGGCGAAGTTAATGATACATTTAGAGGTCGCAAAGGGGCCTATGAAGCAGCCCTAGCGGGCATTCGCAACTGTTTGGCGGTGGGACAAAGAGTAGGTCTGCGTTTTACCATTAATCGCCATAACCATACGGAATTAAACCAAATCTTTGATCTTATTGAACAAGAGAATATCCCAAGGGTATGTTTTTACCACTTGGTTTACTCTGGTCGGGGCAGTGAAATGATTAAGGAAGATATTTCTCTGGAAGAAAGCCGTGCCGTTCTGGATTTAATAATGGAACGCACACTGGATTTTCACCGCAGGGGTCTGGACAAAGAGATTTTGACTGTTGATAACCATGCTGACGCCATTTATCTTTACCTGAAACTCCTTAAAGAGAACCCAGCACAGGCCCAGAAGGTACTTGAACTCTTGTCCCGTAATGGTGGCAATCGTACTGGCATCGCCATTGGTGAGGTGGATTGGGAAGGAAATGTACATGCCGACCAGTTTACTCGAAATCACCGCTTTGGGAATGTCAGAGAACGGAAATTCGGAGAGGTTTGGACCGACCTAAGCCATCCCATTCTGGCTGGGCTCAAGGATCGAAAACCACTTCTCAAAGGACGCTGTGCCCAATGCAAATGGCTGAACCTCTGCAACGGTAATTTCCGAGCCCGGGCTGAAGCTGTCTATGGAGACTTTTGGATGGAAGACCCCGCCTGTTATTTAACCGATGAAGAAATAGGGATTGCTTGA
- the cobA gene encoding uroporphyrinogen-III C-methyltransferase, which translates to MTKGIVYLVGAGPGDPGLITVKGLECIRKADVLVYDRLASPRFLAYARPDVEIIYVGKSPDRHAMSQEDINQLLVDKAKEGKVVTRLKGGDPFVFGRGGEEAELLVENNLPFEVVPGITSAISVPAYAGIPVTHRGYTSTLAIVTGNEDPNKDDSSIAWDKIATGAGTLIFLMGMANLPAICTRLMEFGRSTETPVALIRWGTRPEQRTLIGTLENIHQRALEANFKNPAVIVVGEVVKLREKLAWFENRPMFGKRVIVTRSREQASVLSSAIEALGGEPWEFPTIQIAEPEDFTMLDSAITDVRSYRWVIFTSVNGVQRFFERMRNNKKDIRDLSDVRLCAIGPKTREELEKRGLMVDYVPGEYRAEEIVAGLRGKVMPGDRVLLPRADIARKLLPKALEEMGALVHEVVAYRTVLGDGNAKAIRESLANGDISVVTFTSSSTVQNFVKLIAEEDLPRLMEKVVVASIGPITSDTARKLGLRVDVEAKEYTIGGLVQAITEHFTGQKDS; encoded by the coding sequence ATGACAAAGGGTATTGTATATTTAGTAGGAGCTGGCCCAGGTGACCCGGGATTAATTACAGTAAAAGGATTGGAGTGTATTCGTAAGGCGGATGTTCTAGTTTACGACCGTTTGGCCAGCCCAAGATTTTTGGCTTACGCCCGTCCGGATGTAGAAATAATTTATGTGGGAAAATCACCGGACCGCCATGCCATGTCACAGGAAGATATAAACCAACTGCTGGTGGATAAGGCCAAGGAAGGTAAGGTTGTAACTCGACTGAAGGGCGGAGACCCCTTTGTCTTTGGCAGGGGTGGTGAAGAAGCTGAATTGCTGGTGGAAAACAACCTTCCCTTTGAAGTGGTACCGGGCATTACTTCTGCCATTTCAGTACCGGCCTATGCTGGGATACCGGTGACCCACCGGGGTTATACCTCCACATTGGCTATTGTTACCGGTAATGAAGACCCCAATAAGGATGATTCCAGCATTGCCTGGGATAAAATTGCTACTGGTGCAGGAACATTGATATTTTTAATGGGCATGGCTAATTTACCAGCGATTTGCACCAGATTAATGGAATTTGGCCGTTCAACTGAAACACCGGTGGCATTAATACGCTGGGGTACCAGACCGGAACAAAGAACGCTGATTGGTACCTTGGAGAATATTCATCAAAGGGCACTGGAAGCAAACTTTAAAAACCCGGCGGTTATTGTGGTGGGTGAGGTTGTAAAGTTAAGAGAAAAACTAGCATGGTTCGAGAATAGACCTATGTTTGGTAAAAGGGTCATTGTCACCCGCTCCCGGGAACAGGCCAGTGTCTTATCCTCAGCAATTGAAGCCTTGGGTGGCGAACCATGGGAGTTCCCCACCATTCAAATTGCCGAGCCTGAGGACTTTACAATGCTGGATAGTGCCATCACCGATGTACGTTCCTATCGTTGGGTAATTTTCACCAGTGTTAACGGTGTTCAAAGGTTCTTTGAACGTATGCGTAATAATAAAAAAGACATTCGGGATCTTAGTGATGTCCGCCTATGTGCCATTGGACCCAAAACCCGGGAGGAATTGGAAAAAAGAGGATTGATGGTGGATTACGTCCCGGGAGAATATCGGGCCGAGGAAATTGTCGCAGGCCTCAGGGGTAAAGTGATGCCGGGAGATCGGGTTTTATTACCCCGGGCAGACATTGCTCGTAAATTATTGCCTAAGGCCTTGGAGGAAATGGGTGCTCTGGTACATGAAGTAGTTGCCTACCGGACAGTTTTAGGGGACGGCAATGCTAAGGCCATCCGTGAGAGTCTAGCCAATGGTGATATCAGTGTGGTTACATTTACTAGTTCGTCTACCGTGCAAAATTTTGTTAAACTAATAGCAGAAGAAGACTTACCACGATTAATGGAAAAGGTGGTAGTAGCCAGCATCGGACCCATTACATCTGACACAGCTAGGAAATTGGGCCTGCGGGTGGATGTAGAAGCCAAGGAATATACCATTGGCGGTCTTGTACAGGCTATAACCGAGCATTTTACCGGTCAAAAAGATTCTTAA
- the hemC gene encoding hydroxymethylbilane synthase — MKHKITVGSRDSALALWQTRWVVEQLEKQNPDVTFEITTMKTKGDKMLDVALAKIGDKGLFTKELEVAMLQKEIDFAVHSLKDMPTALPEGLIIGAVCKRDNPGDALISKDGRKLDELPKGARIGTSSLRRCAQLLNYRPDFQLEALRGNLNTRMKKLVSEQLDGIILAAAGITRMGWEDMIAEIIPFQVCLPAVGQGAISVECREDDPEILNLLKGIEHTETKAATEAERSLLRYLEGGCQVPIGAHSEVKNNRLMLTAVVATLDGTKVIRAQGENEVNKAVELGIEVAEKLMAMGGKKILEEVRAGE; from the coding sequence ATGAAACATAAAATAACCGTTGGCAGCAGGGACAGTGCGCTGGCACTGTGGCAAACTCGCTGGGTAGTTGAACAGCTGGAAAAACAAAACCCTGATGTTACCTTTGAAATTACAACCATGAAGACTAAGGGAGACAAAATGTTGGATGTGGCCCTGGCCAAAATTGGGGATAAAGGTCTATTTACCAAAGAATTAGAAGTGGCTATGTTGCAGAAGGAAATCGATTTTGCAGTGCATAGTCTGAAGGATATGCCCACTGCTTTGCCAGAAGGCTTAATCATTGGTGCAGTATGCAAGCGAGATAACCCCGGCGATGCACTGATTTCCAAGGATGGACGGAAATTAGATGAGCTTCCTAAGGGTGCTAGAATCGGTACATCTTCTTTACGCCGCTGTGCGCAGTTATTAAACTACCGTCCGGATTTTCAACTGGAGGCCCTACGGGGTAACCTGAATACACGTATGAAAAAGTTGGTGTCCGAGCAACTAGATGGCATTATTCTGGCTGCAGCGGGCATAACCCGCATGGGCTGGGAAGATATGATTGCGGAAATTATTCCCTTTCAGGTTTGTCTACCGGCAGTGGGACAGGGTGCCATTTCTGTGGAATGTCGGGAGGACGATCCAGAAATTCTTAATCTACTTAAAGGTATTGAACATACAGAGACCAAAGCTGCCACTGAAGCAGAAAGGTCATTACTCCGTTACTTAGAAGGCGGTTGCCAGGTGCCCATTGGAGCCCACAGTGAAGTTAAGAATAATAGGCTTATGCTCACCGCTGTTGTGGCCACCCTAGATGGGACTAAAGTTATTCGGGCCCAAGGAGAGAACGAGGTTAACAAGGCGGTGGAATTAGGTATTGAAGTGGCTGAGAAACTAATGGCAATGGGCGGTAAAAAAATACTGGAAGAAGTTAGGGCGGGGGAATGA
- the hemA gene encoding glutamyl-tRNA reductase, with protein MLIAVIGVNHRTAPLEVREKLAFTEWGMKDSLKRLMSYPGIDGCAIVSTCNRTEIYIAPMELDSGMSSVWSFLSEKSGLDISEIKNFTFCHTLYDAIRHLFRVVSGLDSMILGETQILGQVKKAYELALEAKTTNVVLNTLFQQAITTGKRVRTETGIDQNPVSIPYAAVELAKQGFGTLSGRSVLVVGAGEMSELTVVNLVANGVSSVIVSNRSYDRAVQLAEKFDGTAVKFDQLFQYMNRADIVISSTAAQHYVIKTSDMQKVMEQRVDQPIMMIDIAVPRDIDPEVRRIPNVKLYDVDHLQNVVDANLEERRRAAVQAEGIIEEELNEFMRWLSTRFVVPTITALKKMGEEIKQRELVRAYNRLGDLTEREKKIIGSLANSIVNQLLHNPVIKLKQYALTPEGHLYTELTQNIFNLQVEGQKPQTEIIPPEKKKKVAGGSTLNSGWDKGIAAMVADSRSRE; from the coding sequence ATGCTTATTGCGGTTATCGGAGTTAACCACCGCACTGCCCCCCTTGAAGTGCGAGAGAAACTTGCTTTTACTGAATGGGGTATGAAAGATTCGTTGAAAAGACTAATGTCTTATCCAGGCATTGACGGTTGCGCCATTGTCTCTACCTGCAACAGAACAGAAATATATATAGCCCCAATGGAGTTAGATTCAGGGATGAGTTCGGTGTGGTCTTTTTTATCTGAGAAATCAGGCCTGGATATTTCTGAGATAAAAAACTTCACCTTTTGCCATACTCTGTATGATGCCATTCGACACCTGTTCCGAGTGGTCTCGGGTTTAGACTCCATGATCTTAGGAGAAACGCAAATTTTAGGACAGGTAAAAAAGGCTTATGAACTGGCACTGGAGGCAAAAACCACCAATGTAGTTTTAAACACATTATTTCAGCAAGCAATTACCACTGGAAAGAGAGTGCGAACCGAGACAGGCATTGATCAAAACCCGGTTTCCATTCCCTATGCTGCGGTTGAACTGGCAAAGCAGGGCTTTGGTACCTTAAGTGGTCGATCTGTCCTGGTGGTGGGTGCCGGGGAGATGAGTGAATTAACGGTGGTAAATCTGGTGGCCAACGGGGTTTCCAGTGTGATTGTATCCAATCGGTCCTATGACAGGGCGGTTCAACTGGCGGAAAAATTTGATGGAACTGCGGTTAAATTTGATCAATTGTTTCAATACATGAACCGTGCTGATATTGTCATTTCCAGCACTGCAGCCCAGCATTACGTAATTAAAACATCTGACATGCAGAAGGTAATGGAGCAACGGGTGGATCAACCCATCATGATGATCGATATTGCGGTTCCACGGGATATTGACCCGGAAGTTCGTAGGATTCCCAATGTAAAGTTGTATGATGTGGATCACTTGCAAAACGTTGTGGATGCTAACCTGGAGGAACGGCGTAGGGCAGCGGTACAGGCCGAAGGCATTATTGAAGAGGAACTCAATGAATTTATGCGCTGGCTCTCTACCCGTTTTGTTGTTCCGACCATCACAGCGTTAAAGAAGATGGGGGAAGAAATTAAACAACGGGAATTGGTCCGGGCCTATAACCGCCTAGGGGATCTGACGGAACGAGAGAAAAAAATTATTGGCTCGCTGGCAAACTCCATTGTTAACCAACTTTTGCATAACCCGGTAATTAAACTTAAACAATACGCCCTAACACCGGAGGGACATTTATATACGGAATTAACCCAGAATATTTTTAACCTGCAAGTGGAAGGTCAAAAGCCCCAGACTGAAATAATCCCCCCAGAAAAGAAGAAAAAGGTTGCCGGTGGTTCCACCCTTAACAGCGGTTGGGACAAGGGGATAGCTGCAATGGTGGCAGACAGTCGATCCAGGGAATAA